GGACGGCGTAGCCGGAGACGCCGACGATGCGGTCCTGCTCGCCGAGCAGGTACAGCGTTTCGACCGTCTCTTCGGTCAGGCAGACGATGCGGCGGGGCGGGAAGTGGCGCATGGGAGGAGCATATGCGCAAATGCGGGCTCCGATGTCACGGCGGCCATTACCTCGGACGTCATTGCTTTGCCGCGCGAAGCCATTCACCCTGAGACAACAAGAAATTGGGAGGACTTTTGATGACGCCGCTCGAGAAACTTAAAGCGATGAAGATGCCGTTCGCCGAGCTCAAGGGCGTCGAGTTCGTCGAGGCCGATAGGGATCGCGTGGTGGCGCGGATGACGGTCCGCCCCGATCTCTGCACGCTTCACCACACCATCCACGGCGGTGCGGTGATGGCGCTGGCTGATTCCGTCGGCGCGGCTGCGACCGTGATCA
The genomic region above belongs to Bradyrhizobium arachidis and contains:
- a CDS encoding PaaI family thioesterase; the protein is MTPLEKLKAMKMPFAELKGVEFVEADRDRVVARMTVRPDLCTLHHTIHGGAVMALADSVGAAATVINLPEDAKGTTTLESKTNFIGGAKEGTTVIATATPVHRGRRTQVWTTRLETEDGKLVAIVTQTQLVL